Proteins encoded in a region of the Pelmatolapia mariae isolate MD_Pm_ZW linkage group LG16_19, Pm_UMD_F_2, whole genome shotgun sequence genome:
- the rab11fip5a gene encoding serine-rich adhesin for platelets: MSSLNVPEDQKWVPTHVQVTVLRGRGLRGKGKHGTSDVYTIIQLGKEKYSTGVAEKTTEPEWKEECSFELQPGVLESGGQSGYPAGSCELILTVMHRALIGLDVFLGQAVIPLDKVFLESRCVKNEWYRLNSKTGKKEKERGDIQVTIQFTRDNLTASMYDLVIKDKGASTFSKLKERMKGKRRSSDEDSSSAVLPSGYGSLYRMRQRLPSDGGGEEDYEDDEGGEVRRSKMRTFFLRGKLRKSSDTRSSTSLGSESSESSSRGGSLSPTAGISVVVSDLSNSPSNSSNLTADNSPEHTANTSPKSSSLKCEFGDEAGEITIAVPQPTVCINGSHSYNMQPQAPGSGKPAGSLGLGLLQKSMPLSVSLQNLSQQASIDLPKGGVGDGRRWSFDKPGEEEKAAIAAALEKSGPMLGEKEERLGQAAPTEATSWSFASTVEGGDIQGKKQRRNFFSHAGKGQSQPKDECERAHAATDEKQRGWFGSKDSQSKPSLVVSPKLEPSTDPHSPPLPPSHHPLGPLVEHTSMVPNLHHTNPFCHSPTSPPPISQSNPFFSLIQHNPFYEDMITTQQLKPTPPPLPYLSSSRPPIAQLFPQPSNSNSVFTHGNSAAEESITDADASSTEVTKAGMRGLPLTFVEGKKLLLKKSSNPFMSVSSVEPDSEWDESFEAFAAGRLQSPEDLSTGCKTQQKPPSDHLLEHCNNKADRNTNVTDALHHHQLASQVTNTNMHYLNTFPQFLETIPEHRSFEHNDVTLNTSTNSLKLNTCSETNQDTSATSEIPDTNVSRAPCHTPSVQLSSSSPDPSSSGLGSSAEEDFLSCVSSYSDKVSASSSEDTESNIFGLVKTTESTDVKNKMGSESEDDTTYRSNDLSLVDVVQQTVIEPKDSRKVDLSGSAGSLAPQSTVLGHPHPSITKEIGTDGADAETCNNSNIVYPDLLPELSEPQLKSIIFSQSDNEGQERNINDLKVSIEDFSKDLNDGSKDDNIKVRNPATPDQERSSTLPSLHITTSSPDVKQASLVEPFERAHLAGQDVSPNSHVPFSSLSDLLNISQIANSPSQDFDDTQLHRRISDQSSSSFLQSLNVSIDSQDYQTCVSHSSSKSSSVSEPNETMQLKDVKTTAGAALGLMDSTNASKLSNGEIGETDKSEASPHAAQDKTTTFEPTFPIGDLQSFPAAQPDSFISCNLKSAGEVSDATSSICAPTQNVTLHRSQSEGTLAAPFDELLLPSFGSDPGGVQGSTSSQPGPDLPSLISFAPSLAPESICSPVALSTFSPFANASARLPPSSTQATAPKPMPMPLQQEAEQQQQQQAASQQNSPHPVKPLPTAMQAEEKRSVLATGLEKLKSTIHHGRSSQLMEQEGERKKSLTEGAGSYYHLTHSELVNLLVQREAEMERQKAEYERQKLLLAKRETELKKLKPQVRDLEDYIDTLLVRIMEQKPTLLQVRSKFK, encoded by the exons GTGGTACAGGCTCAACTCGAAGACGGGGAAGAAGGAGAAGGAACGGGGAGACATTCAAGTCACCATCCAGTTCACACGCGACAACCTGACAGCTAGCATGTACGACCTTGTCATCAAAGATAAGGGCGCCTCCACATTCAGCAAGCTGAAGGAGCGCATGAAAGGCAAGAGGAGATCCAGCGACGAGGACTCCTCTTCGGCCGTCCTGCCGAGTGGGTATGGCTCTTTGTACCGCATGCGCCAAAGACTTCCTAGCGAcggaggtggagaggaggaTTATGAGGACGACGAAGGGGGCGAGGTCCGGAGGAGCAAGATGAGAACCTTCTTTTTGAGGGGAAAGTTGCGAAAATCGTCCGACACTCGGTCCAGCACGTCTCTGGGCTCGGAGAGCAGCGAGTCATCGTCACGGGGTGGGAGCCTCAGTCCTACGGCCGGTATCAGCGTGGTGGTGTCCGATCTCTCCAACTCCCCCAGTAACAGCAGCAACCTGACAGCAGATAACAGCCCAG AGCACACAGCAAACACGTCGCCCAAGTCTTCGTCTCTCAAATGCGAGTTTGGTGATGAGGCTGGTGAGATCACCATTGCAGTGCCTCAGCCCACTGTTTGCATCAACGGAAGCCATTCTTACAACATGCAGCCCCAGGCCCCAGGCTCAGGAAAACCTGCAGGTTCTTTAGGCCTGGGACTGTTGCAGAAGTCTatgcctctctctgtgtctctacAGAACCTCAGTCAGCAGGCCTCCATAGATCTCCCTAAAGGTGGTGTGGGAGATGGGCGCCGCTGGTCCTTTGACAAGCCTGGCGAGGAGGAAAAAGCAGCCATAGCTGCGGCTCTGGAGAAAAGCGGCCCGATGCTGGGTGAAAAAGAGGAGCGCCTGGGACAGGCTGCTCCGACAGAAGCCACGTCATGGTCCTTTGCTTCCACGGTGGAGGGGGGGGACATCCAGGGGAAAAAGCAGAGGAGGAACTTTTTCTCTCATGCGGGGAAGGGACAGAGTCAGCCCAAGGATGAGTGCGAGCGGGCCCATGCCGCAACTGACGAGAAACAAAGGGGATGGTTTGGATCAAAGGACTCGCAGAGCAAACCCAG CCTGGTGGTCTCACCTAAATTAGAACCCAGCACTGATCCCCACTCACCACCTCTTCCACCTAGTCACCACCCTTTGGGTCCCCTTGTAGAGCATACCTCCATGGTTCCAAACCTGCACCATACTAACCCTTTCTGCCACTCACCGACCTCACCACCCCCTATATCACAATCCAACCCTTTCTTTTCTCTAATCCAGCACAACCCTTTCTATGAAGATATGATAACCACTCAgcaacttaaacctacaccgcCTCCTCTGCCCTATCTTTCCAGTTCCCGGCCCCCTATAGCTCAACTCTTTCCACAGCCGAGTAACTCTAACTCTGTCTTCACCCACGGCAACTCAGCTGCCGAGGAATCCATCACTGATGCTGATGCAAGCAGCACAGAGGTCACCAAAGCTGGGATGAGAGGACTTCCTCTAACTTTCGTGGAAGGAAAGAAACTGTTACTCAAGAAGTCATCCAACCCTTTTATGTCTGTTAGCAGTGTGGAACCGGATTCAGAGTGGGACGAATCCTTTGAAGCATTTGCAGCTGGCAGGCTGCAGTCTCCTGAGGATCTCTCCACAGGctgcaaaacacagcaaaaaccacCCAGCGACCATCTGCTGGAACACTGCAATAATAAAGCCGATCGAAACACAAATGTGACTGATGCACTGCATCATCATCAGCTCGCCAGCCAAGTGACCAACACTAACATGCATTACCTTAACACTTTCCCACAATTCCTTGAAACAATCCCAGAACACAGAAGCTTTGAGCACAATGATGTAACTTTGAATACTTCCACTAACTCTCTGAAACTGAACACTTGCTCTGAAACTAATCAGGACACCAGCGCTACCAGTGAAATACCCGACACTAACGTGAGTCGAGCTCCTTGCCACACCCCGTCTGTACAACTCAGCAGCAGCTCTCCAGATCCTAGTTCTTCAGGTCTCGGCAGTTCAGCAGAAGAGGATTTTCTGTCATGTGTTTCCTCTTATTCTGATAAAGTCTCTGCATCCTCATCTGAAGACACTGAAAGCAACATCTTTGGGTTGGTAAAAACCACAGAGTCAACggatgtaaaaaataaaatgggcTCAGAATCTGAAGATGACACTACTTACAGGTCAAATGATCTATCTTTAGTTGATGTTGTTCAGCAAACTGTTATTGAGCCTAAGGATAGCAGAAAGGTAGACTTGAGTGGTTCAGCAGGGTCTTTGGCACCACAGTCCACAGTACTTGGGCATCCACATCCATCAATCACAAAGGAGATAGGAACTGATGGTGCAGATGCTGAAACATGTAACAATTCTAATATTGTGTACCCTGACTTGTTGCCTGAACTCTCTGAACCACAACTAAAGTCCATCATCTTTTCACAGTCGGACAATGAAGGGCAAGAAAGAAACATAAATGATTTAAAGGTCTCTATAGAGGATTTTTCTAAAGATTTAAATGATGGCTCTAAAGACGATAATATAAAAGTGAGGAATCCTGCAACTCCAGATCAAGAAAGATCCTCCACACTACCATCATTACACATCACAACCTCCTCCCCTGATGTCAAGCAGGCTTCATTGGTTGAACCCTTTGAGAGGGCTCATTTAGCAGGCCAGGATGTTAGCCCCAATTCTCATGTGCCATTTAGCAGCCTTAGTGATTTACTCAACATCAGTCAGATTGCAAACAGTCCTAGCCAAGACTTTGATGACACTCAGTTGCACAGACGGATATCTGATCAGAGCTCCAGCAGCTTTCTCCAAAGTCTGAATGTCAGTATTGACTCGCAGGATTACCAAACCTGCGTGTCTCACTCTTCCTCCAAAAGTTCCAGCGTCTCTGAGCCAAACGAGACGATGCAGTTGAAGGATGTTAAAACAACTGCAGGTGCTGCTTTAGGCTTAATGGATTCTACAAATGCATCCAAGTTATCTAATGGGGAAATCGGGGAAACTGACAAATCTGAAGCATCTCCCCATGCTGCTCAGGACAAGACGACGACTTTTGAGCCAACCTTCCCAATAGGAGACTTGCAATCATTCCCTGCAGCACAGCCGGACTCTTTTATTAGCTGTAATCTGAAGAGTGCTGGTGAGGTCTCGGATGCTACGTCCTCGATATGCGCTCCTACACAGAATGTTACACTACACCGCTCCCAGTCTGAGGGCACACTGGCAGCTCCCTTCGACGAGCTCCTCCTACCCTCTTTTGGTAGTGATCCTGGCGGGGTACAGGGTTCCACCTCGTCTCAGCCAGGCCCCGACCTTCCCTCTCTGATTTCCTTTGCTCCTTCTCTTGCTCCTGAAAGTATTTGCTCCCCTGTAGCGCTTTCTACCTTCTCTCCCTTTGCCAACGCTTCAGCGAGGTTACCGCCCAGCTCAACGCAAGCCACAGCACCAAAGCCAATGCCAATGCCACTGCAACAGGaggcagagcagcagcagcagcagcaggcagccAGTCAGCAGAACAG CCCCCACCCAGTGAAGCCCCTGCCCACTGCCATGCAGGCTGAGGAGAAGCGGTCAGTGCTGGCCACAGGCCTGGAGAAGCTAAAGTCCACCATCCACCACGGAAGGAGCAGCCAGCTGATGGAGCAGGAGGGCGAAAGGAAGAAG TCACTGACAGAAGGAGCGGGGTCATACTACCACCTGACCCACAGCGAACTGGTCAATCTGCTGGTGCAACGCGAGGCGGAGATGGAGAGGCAGAAGGCGGAGTATGAACGTCAGAAACTTTTGCTGGCCAAGCGGGAGACAGAGCTGAAGAAACTGAAGCCGCAGGTCAGAGATTTGGAGGACTACATTGACACACTGCTGGTGCGCATCATGGAGCAGAAGCCCACCCTCCTGCAAGTGCGCTCCAAATTCAAGTGA